The Mytilus trossulus isolate FHL-02 chromosome 3, PNRI_Mtr1.1.1.hap1, whole genome shotgun sequence genome contains a region encoding:
- the LOC134711998 gene encoding cilia- and flagella-associated protein 36-like — protein sequence MARSDWVYDELLTFLGNPLFQVPVLTFMEANCIIFDPSIEDCKEYREQHTSYHDLINTLLDGFRKDSKLSHEDIINAFKEMNAKDDLKEIFQVIFEMVLAMDDFSMFVRIMTLKNIELQEQVLRMMAKTTGSIPDSFTTAPPKKAKTAEEAEEELLAKVMEQSKKEYEMEEKKRKTMEKEELANVMVLEQNRLQNEKAKEHKKYEQAIQDLSQGSTPTKPVQDKLIALSISQPKPQAAQPTQPQQPVAQPVTSKPPPAKPVKQTDLKAAPSVIVTPSRDNVSSSEAAANWLAQAKTDIPSSSNAANLNAAHAALSKLSPDELKQRQEYLKQQRDKLVAMKKKEREKQLLAAEQTQPQRPVSARNARSALKGDQPKKVDPEEEKKLAMRKAIANRLKSELLGNN from the exons ATGGCTAGGTCAGACTGGGTTTACGATGAACTTCTTACATTTCTTGGCAATCCATTATTTCAGGTTCCAGTTTTAACCTTCATGGAAGCAAATTGTATAA tttttgACCCCAGTATAGAAGACTGTAAGGAGTACAGAGAACAGCATACATCATATCATGATTTG ATAAACACATTGTTAGATGGCTTTAGAAAAGATTCCAAACTGTCTCATGAAGATATCATCAATGcatttaaagaaatgaatgcCAAAGATGAtcttaaagaaatatttcag gtgaTATTTGAAATGGTTTTAGCTATGGATGATTTTAGTATGTTTGTAAGAATaatgactttaaaaaatattgagcTCCAAGAGCAGGTATTAAGAATGATGGCTAAAACTACAGGCAGTATCCCAGACAGTTTTACAACTGCTCCtccaaaaaaagcaaaaactgCAGAAGAGGCAGAGGAAGAACTCCTGGCTAAAGTAATGGA GCAGtcaaaaaaagaatatgaaatGGAAGAAAAGAAGAGAAAAACTATGGAAAAAGAGGAATTAGCAAATGTTATGGTATTAGAACAGAACagattacaaaatgaaaaagcaaaagaacataaaaaatatgaacag GCAATTCAAGATTTATCTCAGGGATCAACACCAACCAAACCTGTCCAAGATAAATTGATTGCCTTAAGTATATCTCAACCAAAACCACAGGCGGCACAGCCAACTCAACCACAACAACCTGTGGCACAACCTGTAACTAGCAAGCCACCACCAGCAAAACCAGTAAAGCAAACCGACTTGAAAGCAGCG CCATCAGTGATTGTAACACCTAGTAGAGATAATGTGTCTAGTTCAGAAGCTGCTGCTAACTGGTTAGCACAAGCTAAAACAGATATACCATCTAGTTCCAATGCTGCTAACTTAAATGCAGCTCAT gCTGCTTTATCTAAACTTAGTCCTGATGAATTAAAGCAAAGAcaagaatatttaaaacaacaaagagACAAACTGGTTGcaatgaaaaagaaagaaagagaaAAACAGCTTTTAGCTGCAGAGCAAACACAACCACAAAGACCTGTATCAGCAAGAAATGCTAGGTCAGCGTTAAAAGGGGATCAACCGAAGAAAGTAGATCCAGAAGAGGAGAAAAAATTAGCAATGAGAAAAGCCATAGCTAATAGACTAAAATCAGAACTTTTAGGAAATAATTGA